In Paraburkholderia aromaticivorans, a single window of DNA contains:
- the tssF gene encoding type VI secretion system baseplate subunit TssF has translation MNPALLKYYSQELQHLREMGGEFAAAFPKVAGRLGLDGIDCADPYVERLLEGFSFLAARVSMKLDAEFPRFTQHLTELTYPHYLAPTPSMAVVQLQADHKNPQVASTVDGVAVPRHTVLRSLLDKAGSTRCEYRTGHAVTLWPVEITHAKFFTHSGSSSLAGVPLPAGVKAGLRLRLRATGAVPFEQMNLESLAIYLRGADALPACIHERLLAACVGVAVVPGTSGSARGAVLPKNALQPLGFAEDEALLPVAKQTFDGYRLLQEYFAFAPRFRFVRIGGLRDALRACGGREVELVVLLDRADPLLERSVDASHFALHCTPAVNLFLRRTDRIALSDTAFEYHAVVDRTRPMDYEIHQIDAVTGYRAGALAEQQFRPFYCAKDLDTQHQGGAFYQMRREARRPSVRQQRQGARSSYLGSETFLALVDATSAPLHGDLRQLGVSAWCTNRDLPLSMPIGVGATDFTLDAEVPVAAVRCVAGPSRPLPSFAEGPAAWRLLNHLSLNYASLIDSDPQQGAHALRELLALYCPAGDGAAQRQVDGLRSIDSTPVVRRLPSPGPIVFGRGLQITLQFDDAAFEGGSAFLLGAVLAQFFAQYVSINSFAETVASTSTRGEIMRWPARVGRCVTL, from the coding sequence ATGAATCCCGCCCTGCTCAAGTACTACAGCCAGGAACTGCAGCATCTGCGCGAAATGGGCGGTGAGTTCGCCGCCGCGTTTCCGAAGGTCGCGGGCCGGCTCGGGCTCGATGGCATCGACTGTGCCGATCCGTACGTCGAGCGTCTGCTCGAAGGTTTCAGCTTTCTGGCGGCGCGTGTGAGCATGAAGCTCGATGCCGAATTTCCGCGCTTCACGCAGCATCTGACCGAGCTAACCTATCCGCATTACCTGGCGCCCACGCCGTCGATGGCGGTGGTGCAGTTGCAGGCGGATCACAAGAACCCGCAAGTCGCGTCAACGGTGGATGGGGTAGCGGTTCCGCGCCATACCGTGCTGCGCAGCCTGCTCGACAAAGCGGGATCGACACGCTGCGAATACCGGACCGGACATGCCGTGACGCTGTGGCCGGTCGAGATTACCCATGCGAAGTTCTTCACGCACTCCGGTTCGTCCAGCCTGGCCGGTGTGCCGCTGCCTGCCGGCGTCAAGGCCGGTCTGCGGCTGCGCTTGCGCGCGACCGGCGCGGTGCCGTTCGAGCAGATGAATCTGGAAAGCCTTGCGATCTACCTGCGCGGCGCCGACGCGCTGCCCGCGTGTATCCACGAGCGTCTGCTCGCCGCATGCGTCGGCGTTGCGGTGGTGCCGGGCACGTCGGGATCGGCTCGCGGGGCAGTGTTACCCAAAAATGCCTTGCAGCCTCTCGGCTTTGCCGAGGACGAGGCATTGCTGCCCGTGGCAAAGCAGACATTCGACGGCTACCGCTTGCTGCAGGAGTATTTCGCCTTCGCACCGCGTTTCCGGTTCGTGCGGATCGGCGGACTGCGCGATGCGCTGCGCGCGTGCGGCGGACGCGAGGTCGAACTGGTCGTGCTGCTCGATCGCGCGGACCCGCTGCTCGAACGCTCGGTCGACGCGTCGCACTTTGCGCTGCATTGCACGCCGGCCGTCAACCTGTTCCTGCGCCGCACCGACCGCATCGCGCTGAGCGACACGGCGTTCGAATATCACGCAGTCGTGGACCGCACCCGGCCGATGGACTACGAGATCCACCAGATCGACGCAGTCACCGGCTACCGCGCCGGCGCGCTTGCCGAGCAACAGTTCCGGCCGTTCTACTGCGCAAAGGATCTGGACACGCAGCACCAGGGCGGGGCGTTTTACCAGATGCGGCGTGAAGCACGCCGCCCTTCGGTGCGGCAGCAACGGCAGGGTGCCCGCAGCAGCTATCTGGGCAGCGAAACTTTCCTGGCTCTGGTCGACGCCACAAGTGCGCCGTTGCACGGCGACCTGCGGCAATTAGGCGTGAGCGCGTGGTGCACCAATCGGGATCTGCCGCTGTCGATGCCGATTGGCGTTGGCGCGACCGATTTCACGCTCGACGCCGAAGTGCCGGTCGCGGCGGTGCGCTGCGTGGCGGGGCCGAGCCGCCCGTTGCCGTCGTTCGCTGAAGGGCCGGCGGCGTGGCGGCTATTGAATCATTTGTCGCTGAACTACGCGTCGCTCATCGACAGCGATCCGCAGCAGGGCGCGCATGCATTGCGCGAATTGCTGGCGCTCTACTGCCCGGCGGGCGACGGTGCCGCACAGCGTCAGGTCGACGGTCTGCGTTCGATCGACTCGACGCCGGTCGTGCGGCGCCTGCCGTCGCCAGGGCCGATCGTGTTCGGCCGTGGGCTGCAAATCACGTTGCAGTTCGACGACGCGGCGTTCGAAGGCGGCAGCGCCTTTCTGCTCGGCGCCGTGCTCGCGCAGTTTTTTGCGCAATACGTATCGATCAATTCGTTTGCCGAGACCGTCGCGTCGACCTCGACGCGCGGCGAGATCATGCGCTGGCCGGCGAGGGTGGGACGATGCGTGACGCTCTAG
- the tssE gene encoding type VI secretion system baseplate subunit TssE, with protein sequence MTELTACDRLQPSLLDRLTDFEPDARHEPRERRVLSQRALRDSVQRDIGWLLNASGLDAVQDVAGYPHVATSVLNYGLPDLAGRHVAGLTKAALERRIREALWAFEPRLMRDTVRVTALEDTQGARHEHVLRFEIEADMWSQPYPERLYLRTELDLEVGEVRILDTAAAVPASVPAPALSGGADLRSEQLS encoded by the coding sequence ATGACCGAACTGACCGCGTGTGACCGCCTGCAGCCTTCGCTGCTCGACCGGCTCACCGATTTCGAACCCGACGCGCGGCACGAGCCTCGCGAGCGCCGCGTGCTGTCGCAACGGGCGTTGCGCGATAGCGTACAGCGCGATATCGGCTGGTTGCTGAATGCAAGCGGGCTCGATGCGGTGCAGGATGTCGCGGGCTATCCGCACGTCGCCACCTCGGTGCTCAACTACGGTTTGCCGGATCTCGCGGGCCGGCATGTCGCGGGGCTCACCAAGGCGGCGCTGGAGCGGCGTATCCGCGAAGCGTTGTGGGCCTTCGAGCCGCGTCTGATGCGCGATACCGTGCGCGTCACCGCGCTCGAGGACACCCAGGGCGCCCGTCACGAGCATGTGCTGCGCTTCGAGATCGAAGCCGATATGTGGTCCCAGCCGTATCCCGAGCGTCTGTATCTGCGTACCGAACTGGATCTCGAAGTTGGCGAGGTGCGGATTCTCGACACCGCTGCCGCCGTGCCTGCGTCTGTCCCAGCGCCTGCGCTGAGCGGCGGCGCTGACTTGCGCAGCGAGCAGCTGTCATGA
- the tssC gene encoding type VI secretion system contractile sheath large subunit, which yields MNDLSTQRELEPAASDVATADSNAGLNDFSALLQKEFKPKSERAREAVDNAVRTLAEQALHDTGVISGDALATIEALIAQIDRTLTQQINLILHSEPFQKVESAWRGLHYLVNNTETDESLKIRVMNMSKTELHKTLKKYKGVAWDQSPLFKKLYEEEYGQFGGEPYGALVADYYFDHGGPDTDLLTQIGKIAAAAHAPFIAGADPAALLMDSWQELANPRDLTKIFQTPEHAAWRSLRESEDSRYIGLAMPRFLARAPYGAKTDPVEEFDFEEDTTGADSRKYAWANAAYAMATNITRSFKMFGWCSRIRGVESGGAVEGLPVHAFPTDDGGVDMKCPTEIAISDRREAELAKSGFMPLVHKKNSDFAAFIGAQSLHKPAEYEDPAATANANLAARLPYLFACCRFAHYLKCIVRDKLGSFKERDDMQRWLQNWILQYVDGDPTHSSDDTKARKPLADAQVVVEEVEGNPGYYTSKFFLRPHYQLEGLTVSLRLVSKLPTAAAA from the coding sequence ATGAACGATCTCAGCACCCAGCGTGAGTTGGAGCCCGCCGCGTCCGACGTAGCCACCGCCGACAGCAATGCCGGTCTCAACGACTTCTCGGCGTTGTTGCAAAAGGAATTCAAGCCGAAGTCCGAACGCGCCCGCGAGGCCGTCGACAACGCGGTCCGTACGCTGGCCGAACAAGCCTTGCACGACACTGGCGTGATCAGCGGCGACGCGCTCGCGACCATCGAGGCGTTGATCGCGCAGATCGATCGGACGCTTACCCAGCAGATCAATCTGATCCTGCATAGCGAGCCGTTCCAGAAGGTCGAGAGCGCGTGGCGCGGTCTGCACTACCTCGTCAACAACACGGAGACTGACGAGTCGCTGAAGATCCGCGTGATGAACATGTCGAAGACGGAACTGCACAAGACACTGAAGAAATACAAGGGCGTTGCGTGGGACCAGAGCCCGCTGTTCAAGAAGCTCTATGAGGAAGAGTACGGTCAGTTCGGCGGCGAGCCGTACGGCGCGCTGGTGGCGGACTACTACTTCGATCATGGCGGCCCGGACACGGATCTGCTGACGCAGATCGGCAAGATCGCCGCGGCCGCGCACGCGCCGTTCATCGCTGGTGCCGATCCGGCCGCGCTGCTGATGGACTCGTGGCAGGAGCTCGCCAATCCGCGCGACCTCACCAAGATCTTCCAGACGCCCGAGCACGCCGCGTGGCGCTCGCTGCGTGAGTCGGAGGATTCGCGCTATATCGGCCTCGCCATGCCGCGCTTTCTGGCCCGCGCGCCCTATGGCGCGAAGACCGATCCGGTGGAGGAATTTGACTTCGAGGAAGATACGACAGGTGCGGACAGCCGCAAATACGCGTGGGCCAACGCCGCCTATGCGATGGCGACCAACATCACCCGTTCGTTCAAGATGTTTGGCTGGTGCTCGCGAATTCGCGGCGTGGAATCCGGTGGCGCCGTCGAAGGTTTGCCGGTGCACGCCTTCCCGACCGATGACGGCGGCGTCGATATGAAATGCCCGACGGAAATCGCCATTAGCGACAGGCGCGAAGCAGAACTGGCCAAGAGCGGTTTCATGCCACTCGTGCACAAGAAGAACTCGGATTTTGCCGCGTTCATCGGTGCGCAATCGCTGCACAAACCCGCCGAATACGAGGATCCTGCCGCTACCGCCAACGCGAATCTCGCCGCGCGGCTGCCGTATCTGTTCGCGTGCTGCCGGTTCGCCCACTATCTGAAGTGCATCGTGCGCGACAAGCTGGGCTCGTTCAAGGAACGCGACGATATGCAGCGCTGGCTGCAGAACTGGATCCTGCAATACGTCGACGGCGATCCGACGCATTCGTCGGATGACACCAAGGCGCGCAAACCGCTCGCGGATGCCCAGGTGGTGGTCGAGGAAGTGGAGGGCAATCCGGGCTACTACACGTCGAAGTTCTTCCTGCGTCCGCACTACCAGCTCGAAGGCCTGACCGTGTCGTTGCGGCTGGTGTCCAAGCTGCCGACGGCTGCCGCCGCCTGA
- the tssB gene encoding type VI secretion system contractile sheath small subunit, translating to MAKESSQKFIARNRAPRVQIEYDVEVYGSEKKVNLPFVMGVLADLSGQPAEPLAPASERKFLEIDVDNFDERLKSIKPRVAVQVPNTLTGEGNVAVDLTFESMDDFAPAAIARKVEPLRRLLEARTQLANLLTYMDGKSGAEALIAKLLEEPALMQALSAAPRPHDETHADGSSNVAQDPQAPSHGA from the coding sequence GTGGCAAAGGAAAGCAGTCAGAAATTCATCGCGCGCAATCGGGCGCCCCGTGTGCAGATCGAGTATGACGTCGAAGTCTACGGTTCGGAGAAAAAGGTCAATCTGCCGTTTGTCATGGGGGTGCTGGCAGACCTGTCCGGGCAACCGGCCGAGCCGCTTGCACCGGCCAGCGAGCGCAAGTTTCTTGAAATCGACGTCGACAACTTCGACGAACGCCTGAAGTCGATCAAGCCGCGTGTCGCGGTGCAGGTGCCGAACACGCTGACGGGCGAAGGCAACGTCGCGGTCGACCTGACCTTCGAGAGCATGGACGACTTCGCGCCTGCCGCGATCGCCCGCAAGGTCGAGCCGCTGCGCCGTCTGCTGGAGGCGCGCACCCAACTGGCAAACCTGCTGACCTACATGGACGGCAAGAGCGGCGCAGAAGCGCTGATCGCGAAGCTGCTCGAAGAGCCCGCGCTGATGCAGGCCTTGTCGGCCGCGCCGCGACCGCATGACGAGACGCACGCCGATGGCAGCAGCAACGTTGCTCAAGACCCGCAAGCCCCTTCTCACGGAGCATGA
- the tssA gene encoding type VI secretion system protein TssA, which yields MNQADCAAWLTDVTADLPCGEDEEYSAEFRALEQAVTGKPDAQYGGTVIPATPPDWAAALLLASTLLVRSRDLRVAVHYTRAGLMRDGFGGLARGLELIQGLLETRWNTVHPQLDANDQNDPTARVNAMSGLIDGAALPADLRDVPFVVPRGQHGITLRHVELARGELHQDGADVPNQQAIDAAFELAGLPQVQATLSALRGSLASVTRIEALLTGHVGPARALDFAPLAGVLARIVEVVGTHVPAENVHAEAVADGGASAATTVMEGAALLPAAAPRCTQIASAQDVIDALDRICTYYALHEPSSPLPVLLQRARRLVGKSFIEIVEDVAPDGAGQFRHLGGVA from the coding sequence ATGAATCAAGCTGACTGCGCCGCATGGCTGACCGACGTGACAGCCGACCTGCCGTGTGGAGAGGACGAAGAGTACAGCGCGGAGTTCCGGGCGCTCGAGCAGGCGGTGACCGGTAAGCCCGACGCGCAGTACGGCGGCACGGTGATTCCGGCGACGCCGCCAGACTGGGCCGCGGCGCTGTTGCTCGCCAGCACGCTGCTCGTGCGCAGCCGCGATTTGCGGGTGGCGGTGCACTACACGCGGGCCGGCCTGATGCGCGATGGGTTCGGCGGGCTGGCGAGAGGGCTCGAGCTGATTCAAGGTCTGCTCGAGACGCGTTGGAACACCGTCCATCCGCAGCTCGATGCGAACGACCAGAATGACCCCACCGCACGTGTCAACGCAATGTCAGGCTTGATCGATGGCGCGGCGTTGCCGGCTGATTTACGCGACGTGCCGTTTGTCGTGCCGCGCGGCCAACACGGCATCACGCTGCGCCACGTCGAACTGGCCAGGGGCGAGCTGCACCAGGACGGCGCCGACGTGCCGAATCAGCAAGCGATCGACGCGGCGTTCGAGTTGGCGGGTCTGCCGCAGGTGCAGGCGACGCTGTCCGCGTTGCGTGGATCGCTTGCGTCGGTGACGCGGATCGAAGCGTTGCTGACCGGGCACGTTGGACCTGCGCGCGCGCTCGACTTCGCGCCGCTCGCCGGGGTGCTGGCGCGGATCGTCGAAGTTGTCGGGACGCATGTTCCGGCAGAAAACGTACACGCAGAGGCTGTTGCGGACGGTGGCGCGAGCGCCGCCACGACAGTCATGGAAGGCGCGGCCCTGCTTCCGGCAGCCGCACCCCGTTGCACACAGATCGCAAGCGCGCAGGACGTGATCGACGCGCTGGACAGGATCTGCACGTACTACGCGCTGCACGAACCATCGAGCCCGTTGCCCGTGTTATTGCAGCGGGCCCGGCGGCTGGTGGGCAAGAGTTTCATCGAAATCGTCGAAGACGTGGCGCCGGACGGCGCCGGCCAATTCAGGCATCTGGGCGGCGTCGCGTGA
- a CDS encoding Hcp family type VI secretion system effector translates to MAVDMFLKLGDIKGESQATDHVDEMELLSWSWGCAQTGSTHSGTGGGTGCVQVQDLTICKYVDKSTPTVIQACCAGTHMPEALLSLRKAGGASPVEYLKIKLNEVLVSSHTFGSSGGDEVMETITLNFAQFNMEYQPQDNTGAKKGGAVTGKWHIPKNAAA, encoded by the coding sequence ATGGCCGTAGATATGTTCCTCAAGCTGGGCGACATCAAAGGTGAATCGCAGGCAACTGACCACGTGGATGAGATGGAGCTGCTGAGCTGGTCATGGGGCTGCGCGCAGACCGGCAGCACCCATTCCGGCACCGGCGGCGGTACGGGCTGCGTGCAGGTGCAGGACCTGACCATCTGCAAGTACGTCGACAAGAGCACCCCTACTGTCATCCAGGCTTGCTGCGCGGGTACCCATATGCCCGAAGCGCTGCTGTCGTTGCGCAAGGCGGGTGGCGCCTCGCCGGTCGAGTACCTGAAGATCAAGCTCAACGAGGTGCTGGTCAGCAGCCATACGTTCGGTTCGAGCGGCGGCGACGAAGTGATGGAGACGATCACGCTGAACTTTGCGCAATTCAACATGGAGTACCAGCCGCAGGACAACACCGGCGCGAAGAAGGGCGGCGCGGTCACTGGCAAGTGGCATATCCCGAAGAATGCCGCCGCTTGA
- a CDS encoding RNA polymerase sigma factor, with amino-acid sequence MNDADLPAVLPTLLPRLWRFALRLTQNQHDAEDLVQRACVRALERRSQLQPGTSTLSWLFSIVHSTWMNELRARSIRGRGSMDLQDDEIEAFADPAGHNPEIDLMHRQVINAVEALPDAQRVVMVLVAIEGLSYREAADVLDVPIGTVMSRLSRARLTIGQQFGVQSSSATRKGESI; translated from the coding sequence ATGAACGACGCTGATCTGCCAGCCGTCCTGCCGACGTTGCTGCCCCGGCTATGGCGCTTCGCGCTGCGTCTGACGCAGAACCAGCACGACGCGGAGGATCTCGTGCAGCGGGCGTGCGTACGGGCGCTGGAGCGGCGCAGCCAGTTGCAGCCCGGCACGTCGACGCTGAGCTGGCTGTTTTCTATCGTGCACTCGACGTGGATGAACGAGTTACGGGCCCGCTCGATCCGGGGGCGCGGCAGCATGGACTTGCAGGATGATGAAATCGAAGCCTTCGCCGACCCTGCGGGGCACAATCCGGAGATCGACCTGATGCATCGCCAGGTGATCAACGCCGTGGAAGCGCTGCCGGATGCGCAGCGCGTCGTGATGGTGCTGGTGGCGATCGAAGGATTGAGTTACCGGGAGGCCGCTGACGTGCTCGACGTGCCGATCGGCACGGTCATGAGCCGGCTGTCGCGAGCAAGGCTGACGATTGGTCAACAGTTTGGAGTGCAATCGTCGTCTGCAACTCGCAAGGGAGAATCAATATGA
- a CDS encoding anti-sigma factor family protein: protein MMNVDDSLLMSYVDGELPPEQRAEVEAAITHSDDLSARVAALRASVLPYRAAYERQRLPPVPESLQRRINELVSVSTPSQRSGGKGRRAPMQWLAAAFVAGAICSGVLTGYLGALGPFHSKVSPWVQSVADYQVLYGRETVASIKEDSATTEKVLADIRQRDGMPVRVPDLRQAGLKFKRVQRLDYHDRPLIQMVYLPERGDPVALCVIEDARADEPVRSQQVGEMKTVTWRTNRMAYVLLGKDTSVDLQQMAQQISAGKTANLYSKAADDDAVSS, encoded by the coding sequence ATGATGAATGTCGATGACTCGCTGCTGATGTCGTATGTCGACGGCGAGCTTCCGCCCGAACAGCGCGCGGAAGTCGAGGCGGCGATTACCCACTCGGACGACCTGTCCGCACGGGTGGCCGCGTTGCGCGCTTCGGTGTTGCCGTATCGCGCTGCATACGAGCGTCAACGGTTGCCGCCGGTGCCGGAGAGCCTCCAGCGTCGGATCAACGAACTGGTCAGTGTCAGCACGCCGTCGCAGCGCAGCGGAGGCAAAGGGCGGCGGGCGCCGATGCAATGGCTGGCAGCCGCGTTCGTCGCGGGCGCAATTTGTTCGGGCGTGTTGACCGGATACCTAGGGGCCTTGGGACCGTTCCACTCGAAGGTTTCGCCCTGGGTGCAAAGCGTGGCCGACTATCAGGTGCTTTATGGGCGCGAAACGGTCGCCAGCATCAAGGAGGACTCTGCAACCACCGAGAAGGTACTTGCCGATATCCGGCAGCGCGACGGCATGCCGGTCCGCGTGCCGGACCTGCGTCAAGCGGGGTTGAAATTCAAGCGCGTGCAGCGACTGGACTATCATGACCGCCCCCTGATCCAGATGGTCTATCTGCCCGAGCGCGGCGATCCTGTGGCGCTATGTGTGATTGAAGACGCACGCGCTGATGAGCCGGTTCGCTCCCAGCAAGTCGGCGAGATGAAGACGGTAACGTGGCGCACGAACCGGATGGCTTATGTGCTGCTTGGGAAAGACACTTCCGTGGACCTGCAGCAGATGGCCCAGCAGATCTCCGCAGGCAAGACAGCAAACCTCTATAGCAAGGCAGCGGACGACGACGCCGTCAGCAGTTGA
- a CDS encoding trypsin-like peptidase domain-containing protein → MLRPTHSTYSVLSRPWFYTAVTTACLTGFPCAYTTALAASHAVSASAASATAPAKDKRVASDRTSVPIDFPSIVERYGPAVVNIRATVPEKAPAGAAAAPASGPGFEAIDGADPIFAFFKQAGPQSQDDQGSSPRAMSGVGSGFIVSPNGFILTTAHIVDQSDDITVRLTDRREFKAKVTTVDAQTDVAVIQIDATKLPTVKLGDSTRVRVGEQVLTIGSPDSYQNTVTAGIVSATSRTLADGTTFPFFQTDVSLNPDNSGGPVFNRAGEVIGIDVQVYADDDRFQSLTFAIPINIANKVRSQWESPGGQQAQQSLVGDARGHLGIQAQDVDPNLAGAFGLPRAAGALVISVDPGSPAAASKLKSGDVIVQLADEPIVHAADLAEADAALQSGAKVPLKLIRNHAQLTVMVNVGISARNANSGAGAARDSDAGAVGALDHLGLTMHPLTDQERRTTGLAEGLMVDDVSGTAGNDGIRPGDVVLSLNGTLVASQDELASLAAKAGKKAALLIQRDHARSFVTVDLK, encoded by the coding sequence GTGCTTCGCCCAACCCACTCGACCTACTCGGTCCTATCCCGACCCTGGTTCTACACGGCCGTGACAACGGCGTGTCTGACAGGCTTTCCCTGCGCGTACACGACCGCGCTTGCCGCTTCTCACGCTGTGTCTGCCTCCGCCGCGTCCGCAACCGCGCCGGCGAAAGACAAGCGCGTTGCTTCCGACAGGACGAGCGTGCCGATCGACTTTCCCTCGATCGTCGAGCGTTATGGGCCGGCTGTCGTGAACATTCGCGCGACGGTACCCGAGAAAGCGCCAGCGGGAGCGGCGGCCGCGCCGGCTTCGGGGCCGGGCTTCGAAGCCATCGACGGTGCCGATCCTATCTTCGCGTTCTTCAAGCAGGCGGGGCCGCAATCGCAAGACGACCAGGGTAGTTCGCCGCGCGCGATGTCGGGCGTCGGCTCGGGGTTTATCGTGAGCCCGAACGGTTTCATTCTGACGACGGCGCACATCGTAGATCAGTCGGATGACATCACGGTGCGCCTGACCGACCGGCGCGAATTCAAGGCAAAAGTCACGACCGTCGATGCGCAAACCGACGTCGCCGTGATCCAGATCGACGCGACAAAACTGCCGACCGTCAAGCTCGGCGATTCGACACGCGTGCGCGTTGGCGAGCAAGTGCTGACGATTGGTTCGCCGGACAGCTATCAGAACACCGTCACGGCAGGCATTGTCAGCGCGACCTCGCGCACGCTCGCCGATGGCACGACGTTTCCATTCTTTCAGACGGACGTATCGCTGAACCCTGATAACTCTGGCGGTCCCGTGTTTAACCGCGCGGGAGAGGTGATCGGCATTGACGTGCAGGTGTATGCCGATGACGATCGCTTCCAGAGCCTGACGTTCGCAATCCCGATCAATATTGCGAACAAGGTGCGCTCGCAATGGGAAAGCCCGGGAGGCCAGCAAGCCCAGCAAAGCCTCGTTGGGGACGCGCGCGGCCATCTCGGCATCCAGGCGCAGGACGTCGATCCGAATCTGGCTGGCGCATTCGGGCTGCCGCGCGCGGCAGGCGCGCTGGTGATTTCCGTCGATCCGGGCAGCCCGGCAGCGGCAAGCAAGCTGAAATCCGGAGACGTGATCGTCCAACTCGCCGACGAGCCGATCGTCCACGCCGCCGATCTCGCCGAGGCGGACGCGGCGCTTCAGTCCGGAGCGAAAGTCCCGCTGAAGCTGATCCGCAATCACGCGCAGCTGACGGTGATGGTGAACGTCGGCATCTCTGCGCGAAACGCAAATTCGGGCGCGGGCGCTGCGAGGGACTCAGACGCGGGCGCCGTTGGCGCGCTCGATCACCTCGGTCTGACGATGCATCCGCTGACCGACCAGGAGCGGCGCACCACGGGCCTTGCTGAAGGCCTGATGGTCGATGACGTCTCGGGGACGGCAGGGAATGACGGCATCAGGCCGGGGGATGTCGTGCTGTCGCTCAACGGCACGCTGGTCGCCTCGCAGGATGAATTGGCTTCGCTCGCGGCAAAGGCCGGCAAGAAGGCGGCGTTGCTGATCCAGCGCGATCACGCGCGCAGCTTCGTCACTGTCGACCTCAAGTAA